A region of Dictyostelium discoideum AX4 chromosome 1 chromosome, whole genome shotgun sequence DNA encodes the following proteins:
- a CDS encoding DDT domain-containing protein: protein MKSADVSASTLIATPPGTPTTNPTTTTTTSTPTTPVLRGSVSTPKTKVEDETEIIRSMWETPAIYQYLTFFKQTLGVRVISTDDLESSLLNPKNNIKLLGDIFIPLLKELLPVTKARTLNHTTWELFLKQELNKENSFFNCFEENPFNEDSSLFSEVSLKNRILLLKSVCDWNLSKSPNILESVKQIIAADETDKLRNLPMGILNDQKEFYWYFGDHRLYKETLTMPAGSNGIKKRSKNNNNNGNIIDEKGKWEIICQTKEEWEELIKKYEPFHEEINKNGEVEEVKEESDEKTLCINLKDVLPQVLSKLSSIKRKRTMFTQVPIGSSPIDMNESKQWKSMRLLSQNLKKKEQEEFMEIQQHQQQQLEADPYNRPRSSRVRTNLFFNDSGVLNGGGGIGGGDGDNDDNDNDDEDDDDDGGDNIYNNGRASKSNRYNKSIEPTVHLSRSGRRIITAGLDQQGRPVSANQLSVDTKKKLINDFNDHENVNNNNNNGNGDGNDNLNSSINNEENKEEEEEEKPQNQNQDKIQNDEGEMEFVSIDSPKKEDNKINENDRSDVLPKTGIQNQIN from the exons atgaaAAGTGCTGATGTTAGTGCCAGTACTCTAATAGCAACACCACCTGGAACTCCAACAACTAAtccaacaactactacaactacatcAACCCCAACAACTCCTGTTTTAAGAGGGTCTGTTTCAACTCCAAAAACTAAAGTTGAAGATg aaaCAGAAATTATAAGATCAATGTGGGAAACTCCTGcaatttatcaatatttaacattttttaaacaaacaTTAGGTGTCAGAGTTATATCAACTGATGATTTAGAAAGTTCTTtattaaatccaaaaaataatataaaacttTTAGGTGATATTTTCATAcctttattaaaagaattattaccAGTTACAAAAGCAAGAACTTTAAA tcaTACAACGTgggaattatttttaaaacaagaattaaataaagagaatagttttttcaattgttttgaaGAGAATCCATTCAATGAAGATAGTTCACTCTTTTCTGAAGTTTCATTAAAGAatagaattttattattaaaatcagtTTGTGATTGgaatttatcaaaatctcCAAATATTTTAGAGAGTGTTAAACAAATCATAGCTGCTGATGAAACTGATAAATTG agaaatttaCCAATGGGtattttaaatgatcaaaaagaattttattgGTATTTTGGTGATCATAGACTTTATAAAGAAACTTTAACAATGCCAGCAGGTTCAAATGGTATTAAAAAGagatcaaaaaataataataacaatggtaATATAATTGATGAAAAAGGTAAATGGGAAATTATTTGTCAAACTAAAGAAGAATGggaagaattaattaaaaaatatgaacCATTTCATGAggaaatcaataaaaatggTGAAGTTGAAGAGGTTAAAGAAGAATCTGATGAAAAAACGTTATGTATAAATTTAAAGGATGTATTACCACAAGTTTTGAGTAAACTATCATCaataaagagaaagagaactATGTTTACTCAAGTTCCAATCGGTAGTTCACCAATTGATATGAATGAATCAAAACAATGGAAATCAATGCGTTTATTATCTCAAAATCTTAAAAAGAAAGAACAAGAAGAGTTTATggaaattcaacaacatcaacaacaacaattagaaGCTGATCCTTACAATAGACCAAGATCAAGTAGAGTTAgaacaaatttattttttaatgatagtGGTGTTttaaatggtggtggtggtattggtggtggtgatggtgataatgatgataatgataatgatgatgaagatgacgatgatgacgGTGGTGATAACATTTATAACAATGGCAGAGCTTCTAAAAGTAACAGgtataataaatcaattgaaccaACAGTTCATCTAAGTAGAAGTGGTAGAAGAATTATAACTGCAGGTCTTGATCAACAAGGTAGACCAGTTTCAGCAAATCAATTATCTGTagacacaaaaaaaaaattaattaatgattttaatgatcatgaaaatgtaaataataataataataatggtaatggtgatggaaatgataatttaaattcaagtataaataatgaagaaaataaagaagaagaagaagaagaaaaacctcaaaatcaaaatcaagataaaattcaaaatgatGAAGGTGAAATGGAATTCGTTTCTATTGATTCaccaaaaaaagaagataataagataaatgaaaatgatcgAAGTGATGTTTTACCAAAAACTGGAatccaaaatcaaataaattaa